A window of Bacillus sp. DX3.1 genomic DNA:
CAAAGCGATTTTCGTATACTTCTTTCCAGCCAGAATTAAGAATTGTTTTGCCACGTGCGACAAATTTTTCATCACCAATTTTTGAACGTAACGTTAGTTGCTCGTATTCGAAGGCTGGGAATAAAACTGCTAAGAAGCGTTTTACAACTAAATCGTAAATTTTGCGTTCTCTATCTGTGAAAGCTGAGAAGTTTACATAACTTTCTGTTGGAATGATTGCATGGTGATCACTTACTTTACTATCATCAACAAACGCTTTAGAAGCTTTTATAGGTTTATTTAAAACCTTATTAGCTAAAGAACGATATTCTCCTACTCCACACGCTTTCAGACGTTCTGGAAGTGTTCCTACGATGTCGGATGAGATATAGCGCGAATCTGTACGAGGGTATGTTAATACTTTGTGCTGCTCATACAGTTTTTGCATAATATTTAACGTTTCTTTTGCAGAGTAACCAAAGATTTTATTCGCATCACGTTGTAGCTCTGTTAAGTCATAAAGACCAGGAGCAAACGACTTCTTAGGCTTTTTCTCAATTTCCACGACAATAGCATTTTGTTTTCCTAGTTTTTCCACAATCGCATCGGTTTTTTCTTTATCAAAACTACGACCATTTCCTTTAGCATCTTGCCAAGTCAGTTTTAACTTGTCTGTTGTTTGGGCTTCGATACCGTAGTATGTTTGTGCTTTGAAGTTTTTAATTTCGTCCTCACGACCTGCAATCATCCCTACAGTAGGTGTTTGTACACGACCGCAGTTTAGTTGTGCATTGAATCGAGTGGTTAATGCACGTGTTGCGTTAAGACCGATATACCAGTCAGCTTCCGAACGTGCGACAGCTGAAGCATATAAATTGTCATATGCTTTACCAGGCTTCAAGTTTGCGAAGCCGTCTTTGATCGCTTTATCGGTAACGGATGAAATCCATAGACGTTTGATAGGTTTATTAATTTTAACTTTATCAATAATCCAACGAGCGACTAATTCTCCCTCTCTCCCTGCTTATCTCCATAATGATGTACAATAATAATAATACTCAATATTAAAGAACATCAAAGATGCTTAGTTATTAATTTTAGAAGGATATAGGGGATGATAAACTATAAAATTCATTGCACATAATTAAAACAGGGGGAGAGCTAGTGGGGGAATTAATCTCAGTAAAAAGTGTGAATGAAAATTTAAAATTTATAACACAACCAGTTTGGATTGATTATGTAATTGAAGAAAATCAAACAGTTAAAGAGAAAAAACATATTTCATTAATTGCTCTTAAAAACATCGAAAAGAACACATATTTAATTCATCACCTTAGTAATTTTATTATTGAAAAATGGGGGTATAAGTCATTTAATACGCAGAAAAAACATGCTACAAATATAGTGAAGTTTTTAAACTACTTAATAAAATATTATCCAAGTTTGAAAATCAAAAATTTAACAGAATTGACTATTTCACATGGCTCAGCATACTTAAATTGGTTGGGTACCAATGGGGTTTCTCAAGATACTGTTAAAGACGCTGAAAGAACCCTAGTGTACTTCTATATTTGGGGAATAAAAAAGTTACTATTCTCAAAAGTTAGTTTGACCGATTTTAAACAAGAAAAAAATGAACACAATACGTTATATTATAAATCTCCTTTTACAGTGGTTTATCCACAAAAGAAAGTCAAAGAGATTGAACACATTTTACCATTCGAATACATACCATTATTTTTAGAGATTGCCTCTACACATACGCCCAGAATCGCTTTAGGAATATATCTACAAATATTTGGAGGACTACGAGTTTCAGAAGTAGTTAATTTAAAGCGTACACAAATTTCAAAATCTATAGCAAATAAAGAGTTGATATTAAAAATAGAAAATCAAAATTTTAGAACAGATCTAAAAGAGCATGCCTCAGTAAAAAAGACACGATCTCAGGTAGCATTAGATGTGAATGGTTGGGGAACTACCTTGATTCGACAACATTTAAAGTTATACTCCTCTAAACAAACCAATGCTTTGTTTTTAAATACTAATGAACAACCGATGTCTGGTAGAAGCTATAGACAGTACTTCGAAAAATGTAAAATTAAATTAATATCCACTCTAGAAACTTCAAACAATATTGAACATCGCTTAGTAGCTCAACATTTAAAAAGTATTAAATGGTCTACGCATATAGGACGGGGAACATTTACAAATCTCATTGCAAATGAGGCACAAAATCCTTATGAAATTGCACATTTACGAGGTGATTCTAGTTTAGAATCTGCGCTCTCTTATATGGTTTCAACACCAAGAATGCATCAAAAAATTGAAGGGAAATTAGATAATATGCATGAGAACTACATTCCTAAACTGATTGAAAGGAAGTTGAATGGCCGTGGTTCATTTGAATAAAGATTATTACTCAGTTAAAGAAGCCTCAGAAATTCTCAATAGGAGTATTGCTGCTATTCACAATAATATTTATTCGAAAAGATTGAATCATAAAATAAATGTAAAAAAAATAAATGGTCGAGTTTTTATATCAAAAGAAGAGTTAATAAAATATAAACAGTTTCTCAATGACCGTGATAACATTGTAGAAATTGACTGTGAATATGCGATAAATAAAATATTTAATGAAACAAAACAAAGTAATCTGTTTATCGATACTCGAAACATATTTTTAGCGTATTCACGAGTTTACTTTAATAAAAGTACAGGCTCTACAGTTCATAAGCAAAATACTATTAATCAATTTATTAACTTTCATAACAAACTCCAAAGAAACTTATCTAGAGAAATTTTCAAAAGCGATATAGAGGAATTAAATCAATTATCCTTAAAAGAAGGTTTGTTTACTTCAAAAGAAAAACTGTTATTTACTCGGTTTCTCTCATATGCATTTGATCAAAAAAATATACCTCAAAAGAATAAATTGTTAGCTGTTCAAAAGCATGAACATAAAGAACAAGAAATTTATTCGGCTTCAACCTTTAATCAAATATATAAGCATGTACAAAATATAGAACTTCATATCGAAAAAAGTCTTAATAGCAGACCGTATGCAAATATGTGGGTGTATGTTACTTTATTATGCTGTGACTTTATACGAGGAAGTGATTTAATTCTTAATACACCCAACTTGAATTTAAAAGAACTTGGCATTCAAGAATCAGATTTTTACACTGAAAATTTCACATTAAATGAACATCAAATTCAAATGATAATTAAAACTTTGTACCTTGCTTTTAGAAATAAGCGGGCATCTAAAACTAATGAGATACTTACTTTCTTAGTACCTTCAAACTTGGAGAAACCACTAGCTTATGCATTAGTTTTATCGGAGCGATTAAGAGAAACTAATACATTACAGCTGGAAACTTTTATTGAAGGCAAGTATCGTAAAACTAAAACCCAAGGTAGAAGAGGAACACATTCAAATTTCTTTGAAGGTTATAAAGAGTTTGAAGGGTTTAGATTTAGTAGCTTAATAATGAACCGTTCTTTGGCAACATACTTATATGGATCAGTAACTGAAGGAGATGCCTTTGATTCTGAACTAGCACTAACTTTAGCCCAAAATGCAAGGTCACATAAAAACGAAGATACCACAAAAACTTATATACAGCTAATGAATAAAGATGGCTCCATTGGAAGGGCTTCTATCAATATTTTTCGAAGAGGAAATTTTGGGTGGTTATATGAGCAATTATTAAGATTTACGTATACCGATAACTATAAAACCTTAAGCCTAGAAGATAGAACAACTATTGTGGAAGAAGTAAAAGAACATTTCTCTCTTAAAGAAATTGAGTCAATAGCTGCTTATGTTTCTGATTATTTAACCCCTGCCTTTATAGAGGAGACTGATAATGATTCGGTTGTGGAAGTAATGAATGTAATCTATGAAAAGCGATTAAAAGTTATACATCAAGTTATGCGTTTAAATAAACAGCAATTACATGAGTTGTTTTTGGAATTATCAATTTATTCTATGCCATCTAAAATTGAACATGCACAATGTTTAGTATTTCCAAATTGTGCTTATCCAGCTTTAATGAATTGCATGTATTGTGAATATGTCCTTCCACAAAATTTGATTCTAATTCAATTAAATCAGGAGATTCTAAGACTCCTAACTTCAATACAGGGAAGTGATAATGAAAATCTTTTA
This region includes:
- a CDS encoding site-specific integrase; amino-acid sequence: MGELISVKSVNENLKFITQPVWIDYVIEENQTVKEKKHISLIALKNIEKNTYLIHHLSNFIIEKWGYKSFNTQKKHATNIVKFLNYLIKYYPSLKIKNLTELTISHGSAYLNWLGTNGVSQDTVKDAERTLVYFYIWGIKKLLFSKVSLTDFKQEKNEHNTLYYKSPFTVVYPQKKVKEIEHILPFEYIPLFLEIASTHTPRIALGIYLQIFGGLRVSEVVNLKRTQISKSIANKELILKIENQNFRTDLKEHASVKKTRSQVALDVNGWGTTLIRQHLKLYSSKQTNALFLNTNEQPMSGRSYRQYFEKCKIKLISTLETSNNIEHRLVAQHLKSIKWSTHIGRGTFTNLIANEAQNPYEIAHLRGDSSLESALSYMVSTPRMHQKIEGKLDNMHENYIPKLIERKLNGRGSFE
- a CDS encoding helix-turn-helix domain-containing protein, which codes for MAVVHLNKDYYSVKEASEILNRSIAAIHNNIYSKRLNHKINVKKINGRVFISKEELIKYKQFLNDRDNIVEIDCEYAINKIFNETKQSNLFIDTRNIFLAYSRVYFNKSTGSTVHKQNTINQFINFHNKLQRNLSREIFKSDIEELNQLSLKEGLFTSKEKLLFTRFLSYAFDQKNIPQKNKLLAVQKHEHKEQEIYSASTFNQIYKHVQNIELHIEKSLNSRPYANMWVYVTLLCCDFIRGSDLILNTPNLNLKELGIQESDFYTENFTLNEHQIQMIIKTLYLAFRNKRASKTNEILTFLVPSNLEKPLAYALVLSERLRETNTLQLETFIEGKYRKTKTQGRRGTHSNFFEGYKEFEGFRFSSLIMNRSLATYLYGSVTEGDAFDSELALTLAQNARSHKNEDTTKTYIQLMNKDGSIGRASINIFRRGNFGWLYEQLLRFTYTDNYKTLSLEDRTTIVEEVKEHFSLKEIESIAAYVSDYLTPAFIEETDNDSVVEVMNVIYEKRLKVIHQVMRLNKQQLHELFLELSIYSMPSKIEHAQCLVFPNCAYPALMNCMYCEYVLPQNLILIQLNQEILRLLTSIQGSDNENLLKRQSRFLLQCLLILSEANNTFGKSYVKAYVDVNQINGLLKRYAHKIYLPGVEYGN